The sequence GACCGTCCTCCGCGACGCCGGCCCGGATGACCGCGCGCCCGATGCCGCCGACCACGCCGAGCGCCTGCTGGCGGCCCCCGCGAGCGGCCCGGCCCTGCTGCGCGGCCAGCTCGCCCGCGCGATGAGCGACCGGTACGCGGGCCGGCTCACGCCGAAGCAGCAGCAACTCTGCTGGCAGCTCGAAGCCGGGATCCCGGTGGACGTCGTGTACCGCGCGGACGGCGCCGAGCCCGCGCGGCTGGTGATCGCGTACCCCGAGCTCGACGGCGACGTCCTCGACGTCTGGTCACTCGGCGACCGCGCCTACCGGCGGCTCGAGCTGGCGCGGATCGACCTGGCTCAGACCTCGACCGCGCTCAGCCGGGCGTAGACGACGACGTTGTCGAGGTAGTTGCCGCTCGCCCGGTCGAACGCCCCGCCGCAGGTGATGAGCCGCAGTTCGGGACCGGGCGTGTCGCCGTAGACCCGGTCGGTCGGGAACCCGGCTTTCGCGTAGCGGTCGACGCGGTAGACGGTGAAGACCGCGATCCGGCCGTCGGCGCGACCGACCCTGGCCTGCTCGCCGGGTTGCAGCTCCTTGAGCCGGGAGAAAGCGCCGGGCACGTGCTTGTAGTCGACGTGCGCGGCCAGCACCGCCGGGCCGGTCTCGCCGGGCGACGGCGCGCCGGTGAACCAGCCGACGGTCGTGGCGTCCGGCGGGACCTCGAGCGCGCCGTCCGCGGTCAGTCCGAGGTCCTCGATCCCGTCGGCCCGGACCCCGATCGCCGGGATGCTCAACGACGCCGGTTTCGCCGCCGGAAGTCCGCCGGCGGTCGCCGCTTCGGTGGCCGGACCGCCCGAGGTCCCCGTGGCGGCCGGGACCGCCGGGCTCGGCGGGGCGACCGGGTCCGGTGCCCGCGGCGACAGGAGGAGGACGAGGGCGACGGCCAGTACCACGCCGAGCGCCGCGGCGACCGCCGTGACCGCGGGCCACAGGCGCGGGTGCCTCAACTCGGGCGCCGGCGCAGGTAGAGCACCATGCCGCCGGACACCGCCGCGGCGACGAGGGCTCCGCTGAGCAGCAGGAAACCGGGGACTTCGGGGTCGGGTTCGCCGCCGCCGGTGGCCACGCCGCCGACCGGCTTGACCTTGACCTGGGTGCCC is a genomic window of Amycolatopsis lexingtonensis containing:
- a CDS encoding class F sortase, with product MRHPRLWPAVTAVAAALGVVLAVALVLLLSPRAPDPVAPPSPAVPAATGTSGGPATEAATAGGLPAAKPASLSIPAIGVRADGIEDLGLTADGALEVPPDATTVGWFTGAPSPGETGPAVLAAHVDYKHVPGAFSRLKELQPGEQARVGRADGRIAVFTVYRVDRYAKAGFPTDRVYGDTPGPELRLITCGGAFDRASGNYLDNVVVYARLSAVEV